From the genome of Nasonia vitripennis strain AsymCx chromosome 1, Nvit_psr_1.1, whole genome shotgun sequence, one region includes:
- the LOC100678222 gene encoding uncharacterized protein C3orf18 homolog isoform X2, with protein MENVTDNTTSNYSLPTSTLSTILSINNLTTSLTSELTTATSHFYNDTTTVSSTTASTTTEAYTTLTHVQNATRQSWNITKVGDTLPKTATTVGGSLCTTTLATTTTEENYDEFAPPEGVEYIFVPLGVMLFVIVLSAVVIIISRRRKMERLRHRLMPLYNFDPGEEGEDDWETELLDEGFSSRQRRQGYQSMDSEENADLFSTPQSQNLG; from the exons ATGGAAAATGTCACTGATAACACGACCAGCAATTATTCGCTCCCGACTTCCACCCTGTCGACCATTCTgtcgataaataatttaacgacGAGCTTGACGAGCGAGTTGACAACGGCAACGAGCCACTTTTACAATGACACCACGACCGTCAGCAGTACTACTGCCAGCACTACCACCGAAGCTTATACCACTTTGACTCATGTGCAGAATGCGACTCGACAGTCATGGAATATTACAAAGGTCGGGGATACTTTGCCAAAGACAGCTACTACAGTTGGTGGTAGCTTGTGCACAACAACCCTTGCCACAACCACTACAGAGGAAAACTATGACGAATTCGCACCTCCCGAGGGCgttgaatatatttttgtgCCACTTGGTGTCATGCTGTTTGTTATAGTCCTTTCAGCTGTG GTAATAATTATATCAAGAAGGCGCAAAATGGAAAGACTTCGTCACAGGCTTATGCCACTTTACAATTTTGATCCTGGTGAAGAGGGTGAAGATGACTGGGAAACAGAATTGCTAGATGAGGGCTTCAGCAGCCGGCAGAGACGA CAAGGATACCAGTCTATGGATAGTGAAGAAAATGCTGACCTTTTTAGTACACCACAATCGCAAAATCTTGGATAA
- the LOC116415963 gene encoding high mobility group protein I, with product MSDDNSPVVDEQKKKRGRQAKTEKSAVKEPKKRGRSATEKNNSRGGKSDNEDDAPAVPAKRGRGRPKKSDKKKPGAAKPSGRGRGRPKKVEEKPESTGEEEDEQEEEEEEEEN from the exons ATGTCGGACGACAATTCACCGGTGGTCGATgaacagaagaagaagaggggCAGGCAAGCGAAGACTGAGAAAAGCGCGGTAAAGGAGCCCAAGAAGAGGGGTAGGTCCGCGACGGAAAAGAACAACAGCCGAGGAGGCAAGTCCGACAACGAGGACGATGCGCCAGCGGTACCTGCGAAGAGGGGGCGTGGAAGGCCAAAGAAGTCAGACAAGAAGAAG cCTGGTGCAGCGAAACCTTCGGGACGCGGTCGTGGCCGACCCAAGAAGGTAGAGGAGAAGCCCGAGAGCACCGGCGAGGAGGAAGACGaacaggaggaggaggaggaagaggaagagaacTGA
- the LOC100678222 gene encoding uncharacterized protein LOC100678222 isoform X1, whose product MCNRAMENVTDNTTSNYSLPTSTLSTILSINNLTTSLTSELTTATSHFYNDTTTVSSTTASTTTEAYTTLTHVQNATRQSWNITKVGDTLPKTATTVGGSLCTTTLATTTTEENYDEFAPPEGVEYIFVPLGVMLFVIVLSAVVIIISRRRKMERLRHRLMPLYNFDPGEEGEDDWETELLDEGFSSRQRRQGYQSMDSEENADLFSTPQSQNLG is encoded by the exons ATGTGCAA TAGAGCCATGGAAAATGTCACTGATAACACGACCAGCAATTATTCGCTCCCGACTTCCACCCTGTCGACCATTCTgtcgataaataatttaacgacGAGCTTGACGAGCGAGTTGACAACGGCAACGAGCCACTTTTACAATGACACCACGACCGTCAGCAGTACTACTGCCAGCACTACCACCGAAGCTTATACCACTTTGACTCATGTGCAGAATGCGACTCGACAGTCATGGAATATTACAAAGGTCGGGGATACTTTGCCAAAGACAGCTACTACAGTTGGTGGTAGCTTGTGCACAACAACCCTTGCCACAACCACTACAGAGGAAAACTATGACGAATTCGCACCTCCCGAGGGCgttgaatatatttttgtgCCACTTGGTGTCATGCTGTTTGTTATAGTCCTTTCAGCTGTG GTAATAATTATATCAAGAAGGCGCAAAATGGAAAGACTTCGTCACAGGCTTATGCCACTTTACAATTTTGATCCTGGTGAAGAGGGTGAAGATGACTGGGAAACAGAATTGCTAGATGAGGGCTTCAGCAGCCGGCAGAGACGA CAAGGATACCAGTCTATGGATAGTGAAGAAAATGCTGACCTTTTTAGTACACCACAATCGCAAAATCTTGGATAA